Proteins encoded together in one Dermacentor variabilis isolate Ectoservices chromosome 2, ASM5094787v1, whole genome shotgun sequence window:
- the LOC142571374 gene encoding uncharacterized protein LOC142571374 isoform X1, translated as MVNDDERRGVFSAYLSQEATERRNHTSTAVMNAREGLGPAVVARDRPHVHVLRVTPRMLPERRSSGSVPAMKRCQTFCMRVSMLIALVAVLLGAMCLIMLRFPEKDVHMASTDMRLVEAVSNVWCGGQEFVSAHPFSVYRVNDLPPAVPANHIHHTIELSASVPSGKFHYLRYYLLPGSNVTADVMADGPGGTVHAIRGEEELQRCIRTLQEQVEDDYGSSEEDDDENTSRRLPAFYRWAIKSKRVHPSDTLDAAHLTFRATAADLYYVLLVNENRSSSSLVNFNIRVDLNRTVFGVSPQDVVCLEQTHCVYHVHFGAEDRLILHVPRERDAGNAVFTITTSCRPRVFFYALLFILIPILFLVFLGAVIRAFSYLANSSTDEGKYLRFRLFGEDERTRRRRRRLEELVASQSREVQECVAVGSGVAVSADPAAEHFLVYHVPGLDPPPRTPPPCYASLRTQQEPPAVPEDESLLGDVVPPIDAPTPIQPPRYSEVLRQENAADLLIPLEPTLAPERSAREAVPGATAAPSVQPM; from the coding sequence GCACGCGACCGGCCCCATGTGCACGTCCTGCGCGTGACACCTAGGATGCTCCCCGAGCGAAGGAGCAGCGGCAGCGTCCCAGCCATGAAGCGCTGCCAGACCTTCTGCATGCGCGTGAGCATGCTCATAGCGCTCGTGGCCGTGCTGCTGGGCGCCATGTGTCTCATCATGCTGCGCTTCCCCGAGAAAGACGTGCACATGGCCTCCACCGACATGCGGCTCGTGGAGGCCGTCTCCAACGTATGGTGCGGCGGACAGGAATTTGTGTCGGCGCACCCGTTCAGTGTTTACCGCGTCAACGACCTTCCGCCGGCTGTTCCGGCCAACCACATCCATCACACCATAGAGCTGTCTGCCAGTGTGCCCTCGGGAAAGTTCCACTACCTACGCTACTATTTGCTGCCGGGCTCCAACGTGACAGCCGACGTGATGGCCGACGGGCCCGGGGGCACGGTGCATGCCATCCGTGGCGAAGAGGAGCTGCAGAGGTGCATCCGCACGCTGCAGGAACAAGTGGAAGACGACTACGGCAGCtccgaggaagacgacgacgagaacACATCCAGGCGCCTGCCTGCCTTCTACCGCTGGGCTATCAAATCGAAGCGCGTGCATCCATCGGACACGTTGGACGCGGCTCATCTCACCTTCCGGGCCACTGCGGCGGACCTCTATTACGTTCTCCTTGTAAACGAAAACCGGTCCTCGTCCTCGCTGGTGAACTTCAACATCCGCGTCGACCTGAACCGCACCGTGTTCGGCGTGAGCCCCCAGGACGTGGTGTGCCTCGAGCAGACGCACTGTGTGTACCACGTCCATTTCGGCGCAGAGGACAGGCTCATCCTACATGTGCCACGAGAGAGGGACGCCGGCAACGCCGTATTCACCATAACTACGTCGTGCCGGCCCCGCGTGTTTTTCTACGCGCTTCTCTTCATCCTCATACCCATCCTATTCCTGGTGTTCTTGGGTGCCGTCATACGGGCCTTCAGTTATCTCGCAAATTCATCGACAGACGAAGGGAAGTACCTGCGCTTTCGACTCTTCGGCGAGGACGAGAGGACGCGACGGCGTCGTAGGAGGCTCGAGGAACTGGTAGCATCGCAAAGTCGGGAGGTTCAGGAGTGTGTCGCCGTCGGCAGTGGTGTAGCGGTGTCTGCCGATCCCGCTGCCGAGCACTTCCTCGTGTACCACGTGCCCGGCTTGGACCCACCGCCCAGGACTCCACCGCCATGCTACGCGTCACTGCGGACTCAGCAGGAGCCTCCCGCGGTGCCCGAGGACGAATCTCTGCTGGGCGATGTTGTGCCTCCTATCGATGCCCCGACGCCCATCCAACCGCCTCGCTACTCCGAAGTGCTGCGGCAAGAGAACGCAGCGGACTTGCTCATTCCCTTGGAGCCCACCCTGGCGCCGGAGAGGAGTGCCCGGGAGGCTGTACCCGGAGCAACGGCTGCTCCATCCGTCCAGCCCATGTGA
- the LOC142571374 gene encoding uncharacterized protein LOC142571374 isoform X3 has protein sequence MPSCCTARDRPHVHVLRVTPRMLPERRSSGSVPAMKRCQTFCMRVSMLIALVAVLLGAMCLIMLRFPEKDVHMASTDMRLVEAVSNVWCGGQEFVSAHPFSVYRVNDLPPAVPANHIHHTIELSASVPSGKFHYLRYYLLPGSNVTADVMADGPGGTVHAIRGEEELQRCIRTLQEQVEDDYGSSEEDDDENTSRRLPAFYRWAIKSKRVHPSDTLDAAHLTFRATAADLYYVLLVNENRSSSSLVNFNIRVDLNRTVFGVSPQDVVCLEQTHCVYHVHFGAEDRLILHVPRERDAGNAVFTITTSCRPRVFFYALLFILIPILFLVFLGAVIRAFSYLANSSTDEGKYLRFRLFGEDERTRRRRRRLEELVASQSREVQECVAVGSGVAVSADPAAEHFLVYHVPGLDPPPRTPPPCYASLRTQQEPPAVPEDESLLGDVVPPIDAPTPIQPPRYSEVLRQENAADLLIPLEPTLAPERSAREAVPGATAAPSVQPM, from the coding sequence GCACGCGACCGGCCCCATGTGCACGTCCTGCGCGTGACACCTAGGATGCTCCCCGAGCGAAGGAGCAGCGGCAGCGTCCCAGCCATGAAGCGCTGCCAGACCTTCTGCATGCGCGTGAGCATGCTCATAGCGCTCGTGGCCGTGCTGCTGGGCGCCATGTGTCTCATCATGCTGCGCTTCCCCGAGAAAGACGTGCACATGGCCTCCACCGACATGCGGCTCGTGGAGGCCGTCTCCAACGTATGGTGCGGCGGACAGGAATTTGTGTCGGCGCACCCGTTCAGTGTTTACCGCGTCAACGACCTTCCGCCGGCTGTTCCGGCCAACCACATCCATCACACCATAGAGCTGTCTGCCAGTGTGCCCTCGGGAAAGTTCCACTACCTACGCTACTATTTGCTGCCGGGCTCCAACGTGACAGCCGACGTGATGGCCGACGGGCCCGGGGGCACGGTGCATGCCATCCGTGGCGAAGAGGAGCTGCAGAGGTGCATCCGCACGCTGCAGGAACAAGTGGAAGACGACTACGGCAGCtccgaggaagacgacgacgagaacACATCCAGGCGCCTGCCTGCCTTCTACCGCTGGGCTATCAAATCGAAGCGCGTGCATCCATCGGACACGTTGGACGCGGCTCATCTCACCTTCCGGGCCACTGCGGCGGACCTCTATTACGTTCTCCTTGTAAACGAAAACCGGTCCTCGTCCTCGCTGGTGAACTTCAACATCCGCGTCGACCTGAACCGCACCGTGTTCGGCGTGAGCCCCCAGGACGTGGTGTGCCTCGAGCAGACGCACTGTGTGTACCACGTCCATTTCGGCGCAGAGGACAGGCTCATCCTACATGTGCCACGAGAGAGGGACGCCGGCAACGCCGTATTCACCATAACTACGTCGTGCCGGCCCCGCGTGTTTTTCTACGCGCTTCTCTTCATCCTCATACCCATCCTATTCCTGGTGTTCTTGGGTGCCGTCATACGGGCCTTCAGTTATCTCGCAAATTCATCGACAGACGAAGGGAAGTACCTGCGCTTTCGACTCTTCGGCGAGGACGAGAGGACGCGACGGCGTCGTAGGAGGCTCGAGGAACTGGTAGCATCGCAAAGTCGGGAGGTTCAGGAGTGTGTCGCCGTCGGCAGTGGTGTAGCGGTGTCTGCCGATCCCGCTGCCGAGCACTTCCTCGTGTACCACGTGCCCGGCTTGGACCCACCGCCCAGGACTCCACCGCCATGCTACGCGTCACTGCGGACTCAGCAGGAGCCTCCCGCGGTGCCCGAGGACGAATCTCTGCTGGGCGATGTTGTGCCTCCTATCGATGCCCCGACGCCCATCCAACCGCCTCGCTACTCCGAAGTGCTGCGGCAAGAGAACGCAGCGGACTTGCTCATTCCCTTGGAGCCCACCCTGGCGCCGGAGAGGAGTGCCCGGGAGGCTGTACCCGGAGCAACGGCTGCTCCATCCGTCCAGCCCATGTGA
- the LOC142571374 gene encoding uncharacterized protein LOC142571374 isoform X4, giving the protein MLPERRSSGSVPAMKRCQTFCMRVSMLIALVAVLLGAMCLIMLRFPEKDVHMASTDMRLVEAVSNVWCGGQEFVSAHPFSVYRVNDLPPAVPANHIHHTIELSASVPSGKFHYLRYYLLPGSNVTADVMADGPGGTVHAIRGEEELQRCIRTLQEQVEDDYGSSEEDDDENTSRRLPAFYRWAIKSKRVHPSDTLDAAHLTFRATAADLYYVLLVNENRSSSSLVNFNIRVDLNRTVFGVSPQDVVCLEQTHCVYHVHFGAEDRLILHVPRERDAGNAVFTITTSCRPRVFFYALLFILIPILFLVFLGAVIRAFSYLANSSTDEGKYLRFRLFGEDERTRRRRRRLEELVASQSREVQECVAVGSGVAVSADPAAEHFLVYHVPGLDPPPRTPPPCYASLRTQQEPPAVPEDESLLGDVVPPIDAPTPIQPPRYSEVLRQENAADLLIPLEPTLAPERSAREAVPGATAAPSVQPM; this is encoded by the coding sequence ATGCTCCCCGAGCGAAGGAGCAGCGGCAGCGTCCCAGCCATGAAGCGCTGCCAGACCTTCTGCATGCGCGTGAGCATGCTCATAGCGCTCGTGGCCGTGCTGCTGGGCGCCATGTGTCTCATCATGCTGCGCTTCCCCGAGAAAGACGTGCACATGGCCTCCACCGACATGCGGCTCGTGGAGGCCGTCTCCAACGTATGGTGCGGCGGACAGGAATTTGTGTCGGCGCACCCGTTCAGTGTTTACCGCGTCAACGACCTTCCGCCGGCTGTTCCGGCCAACCACATCCATCACACCATAGAGCTGTCTGCCAGTGTGCCCTCGGGAAAGTTCCACTACCTACGCTACTATTTGCTGCCGGGCTCCAACGTGACAGCCGACGTGATGGCCGACGGGCCCGGGGGCACGGTGCATGCCATCCGTGGCGAAGAGGAGCTGCAGAGGTGCATCCGCACGCTGCAGGAACAAGTGGAAGACGACTACGGCAGCtccgaggaagacgacgacgagaacACATCCAGGCGCCTGCCTGCCTTCTACCGCTGGGCTATCAAATCGAAGCGCGTGCATCCATCGGACACGTTGGACGCGGCTCATCTCACCTTCCGGGCCACTGCGGCGGACCTCTATTACGTTCTCCTTGTAAACGAAAACCGGTCCTCGTCCTCGCTGGTGAACTTCAACATCCGCGTCGACCTGAACCGCACCGTGTTCGGCGTGAGCCCCCAGGACGTGGTGTGCCTCGAGCAGACGCACTGTGTGTACCACGTCCATTTCGGCGCAGAGGACAGGCTCATCCTACATGTGCCACGAGAGAGGGACGCCGGCAACGCCGTATTCACCATAACTACGTCGTGCCGGCCCCGCGTGTTTTTCTACGCGCTTCTCTTCATCCTCATACCCATCCTATTCCTGGTGTTCTTGGGTGCCGTCATACGGGCCTTCAGTTATCTCGCAAATTCATCGACAGACGAAGGGAAGTACCTGCGCTTTCGACTCTTCGGCGAGGACGAGAGGACGCGACGGCGTCGTAGGAGGCTCGAGGAACTGGTAGCATCGCAAAGTCGGGAGGTTCAGGAGTGTGTCGCCGTCGGCAGTGGTGTAGCGGTGTCTGCCGATCCCGCTGCCGAGCACTTCCTCGTGTACCACGTGCCCGGCTTGGACCCACCGCCCAGGACTCCACCGCCATGCTACGCGTCACTGCGGACTCAGCAGGAGCCTCCCGCGGTGCCCGAGGACGAATCTCTGCTGGGCGATGTTGTGCCTCCTATCGATGCCCCGACGCCCATCCAACCGCCTCGCTACTCCGAAGTGCTGCGGCAAGAGAACGCAGCGGACTTGCTCATTCCCTTGGAGCCCACCCTGGCGCCGGAGAGGAGTGCCCGGGAGGCTGTACCCGGAGCAACGGCTGCTCCATCCGTCCAGCCCATGTGA
- the LOC142571374 gene encoding uncharacterized protein LOC142571374 isoform X2 gives MCHLLRWEMADSDLLRFFRRDGLPQARDRPHVHVLRVTPRMLPERRSSGSVPAMKRCQTFCMRVSMLIALVAVLLGAMCLIMLRFPEKDVHMASTDMRLVEAVSNVWCGGQEFVSAHPFSVYRVNDLPPAVPANHIHHTIELSASVPSGKFHYLRYYLLPGSNVTADVMADGPGGTVHAIRGEEELQRCIRTLQEQVEDDYGSSEEDDDENTSRRLPAFYRWAIKSKRVHPSDTLDAAHLTFRATAADLYYVLLVNENRSSSSLVNFNIRVDLNRTVFGVSPQDVVCLEQTHCVYHVHFGAEDRLILHVPRERDAGNAVFTITTSCRPRVFFYALLFILIPILFLVFLGAVIRAFSYLANSSTDEGKYLRFRLFGEDERTRRRRRRLEELVASQSREVQECVAVGSGVAVSADPAAEHFLVYHVPGLDPPPRTPPPCYASLRTQQEPPAVPEDESLLGDVVPPIDAPTPIQPPRYSEVLRQENAADLLIPLEPTLAPERSAREAVPGATAAPSVQPM, from the coding sequence GCACGCGACCGGCCCCATGTGCACGTCCTGCGCGTGACACCTAGGATGCTCCCCGAGCGAAGGAGCAGCGGCAGCGTCCCAGCCATGAAGCGCTGCCAGACCTTCTGCATGCGCGTGAGCATGCTCATAGCGCTCGTGGCCGTGCTGCTGGGCGCCATGTGTCTCATCATGCTGCGCTTCCCCGAGAAAGACGTGCACATGGCCTCCACCGACATGCGGCTCGTGGAGGCCGTCTCCAACGTATGGTGCGGCGGACAGGAATTTGTGTCGGCGCACCCGTTCAGTGTTTACCGCGTCAACGACCTTCCGCCGGCTGTTCCGGCCAACCACATCCATCACACCATAGAGCTGTCTGCCAGTGTGCCCTCGGGAAAGTTCCACTACCTACGCTACTATTTGCTGCCGGGCTCCAACGTGACAGCCGACGTGATGGCCGACGGGCCCGGGGGCACGGTGCATGCCATCCGTGGCGAAGAGGAGCTGCAGAGGTGCATCCGCACGCTGCAGGAACAAGTGGAAGACGACTACGGCAGCtccgaggaagacgacgacgagaacACATCCAGGCGCCTGCCTGCCTTCTACCGCTGGGCTATCAAATCGAAGCGCGTGCATCCATCGGACACGTTGGACGCGGCTCATCTCACCTTCCGGGCCACTGCGGCGGACCTCTATTACGTTCTCCTTGTAAACGAAAACCGGTCCTCGTCCTCGCTGGTGAACTTCAACATCCGCGTCGACCTGAACCGCACCGTGTTCGGCGTGAGCCCCCAGGACGTGGTGTGCCTCGAGCAGACGCACTGTGTGTACCACGTCCATTTCGGCGCAGAGGACAGGCTCATCCTACATGTGCCACGAGAGAGGGACGCCGGCAACGCCGTATTCACCATAACTACGTCGTGCCGGCCCCGCGTGTTTTTCTACGCGCTTCTCTTCATCCTCATACCCATCCTATTCCTGGTGTTCTTGGGTGCCGTCATACGGGCCTTCAGTTATCTCGCAAATTCATCGACAGACGAAGGGAAGTACCTGCGCTTTCGACTCTTCGGCGAGGACGAGAGGACGCGACGGCGTCGTAGGAGGCTCGAGGAACTGGTAGCATCGCAAAGTCGGGAGGTTCAGGAGTGTGTCGCCGTCGGCAGTGGTGTAGCGGTGTCTGCCGATCCCGCTGCCGAGCACTTCCTCGTGTACCACGTGCCCGGCTTGGACCCACCGCCCAGGACTCCACCGCCATGCTACGCGTCACTGCGGACTCAGCAGGAGCCTCCCGCGGTGCCCGAGGACGAATCTCTGCTGGGCGATGTTGTGCCTCCTATCGATGCCCCGACGCCCATCCAACCGCCTCGCTACTCCGAAGTGCTGCGGCAAGAGAACGCAGCGGACTTGCTCATTCCCTTGGAGCCCACCCTGGCGCCGGAGAGGAGTGCCCGGGAGGCTGTACCCGGAGCAACGGCTGCTCCATCCGTCCAGCCCATGTGA